One genomic region from Anabaena sp. PCC 7108 encodes:
- a CDS encoding histidine phosphatase family protein codes for MTRVIIVRHGQSTYNTEKRIQGRTDASRLTEKGRNDANQAGKALSKISFQAIYCSPLNRAKTTAEIIHSELVEQSAQIQVSEELLEVDLPLWAEMLSSDVKEKFPEDYSIWKKRPHELRMVVNDAQGSREHFPVLALYEQAQQFWQEILSRHQGENILIVGHNGINRALISTALGIPPSGYHGIQQSNCGISVLNFSGGLGEPVQLESMNQTQHLGDTLPTLRPNHQGFRLLLVRHGETEWNRQGQFQGQIDVPLNDNGRQQAAKAGEFLKDVKIDFAFSSTMARPKETAEIILKQHPGINLELLEGLREISHGLWEGKFEKEIEQEFPGELERWRTLPAEVQMPEGENLQQVRERSVAAWQSILAAAEVNKLQIGLVVAHDATNKTLLCHILGLSLENFWNFRQGNGAVSVIDYPEGANGLPVLEAMNITSHLSGGVLDKTAAGAL; via the coding sequence ATGACTCGTGTCATCATTGTGCGTCATGGTCAGAGTACCTACAATACTGAGAAACGCATCCAAGGACGAACTGATGCGTCAAGACTAACCGAAAAAGGTCGTAACGACGCTAATCAAGCGGGTAAAGCTCTCAGTAAGATTTCATTTCAGGCAATTTATTGCAGTCCCCTCAACCGCGCCAAAACTACAGCAGAGATTATTCACAGCGAATTGGTTGAACAGTCTGCTCAAATCCAAGTTTCTGAAGAACTACTAGAAGTTGATTTGCCTTTGTGGGCAGAAATGCTGAGTAGTGATGTTAAAGAAAAGTTTCCTGAAGATTATAGCATTTGGAAAAAACGCCCCCACGAACTGCGGATGGTTGTCAATGACGCACAGGGGAGTAGAGAACATTTTCCCGTTCTGGCTTTATACGAGCAAGCACAGCAGTTTTGGCAAGAAATTTTATCTCGTCATCAAGGGGAAAATATTCTCATTGTTGGACATAATGGTATTAATCGCGCTCTGATTAGTACAGCTTTGGGAATTCCCCCCAGTGGCTATCATGGAATACAGCAATCTAACTGTGGCATTAGTGTCTTGAATTTTAGTGGTGGTTTGGGTGAACCTGTGCAACTAGAATCAATGAATCAGACGCAGCATTTGGGAGATACTCTACCCACTTTGCGACCGAATCATCAAGGATTCCGATTATTATTAGTACGTCACGGCGAAACTGAATGGAATCGTCAAGGCCAGTTTCAAGGTCAAATTGATGTTCCTCTCAACGATAATGGGAGACAACAAGCCGCAAAAGCTGGGGAATTTCTCAAAGATGTAAAAATTGATTTTGCTTTTAGCAGCACAATGGCGCGTCCGAAAGAAACAGCCGAAATAATTCTTAAACAGCATCCTGGCATAAATTTGGAACTACTTGAAGGTTTAAGAGAAATTAGTCACGGACTCTGGGAAGGAAAATTTGAAAAAGAAATAGAGCAAGAGTTTCCTGGAGAGTTAGAACGCTGGCGCACATTACCAGCAGAGGTACAAATGCCAGAAGGAGAAAATTTACAACAGGTACGGGAACGTAGTGTTGCTGCTTGGCAGTCAATATTAGCAGCCGCTGAGGTAAATAAACTCCAAATCGGTTTAGTGGTAGCCCATGATGCGACTAATAAAACCTTACTTTGTCATATTCTGGGTTTATCACTAGAAAATTTCTGGAATTTCCGCCAGGGAAATGGCGCAGTTAGCGTGATTGATTACCCCGAAGGAGCAAATGGTTTACCAGTTTTGGAAGCCATGAATATCACCAGTCACTTAAGTGGTGGTGTATTGGATAAAACGGCTGCTGGAGCATTGTAA
- a CDS encoding DEAD/DEAH box helicase codes for MGRNPTLTFDRGTLILHPPPRSKAWIDYATWDDRIEKFRIPAIRYRCVVEAMQADETNFIDEAKGFYPLELVPSLEMTPYPHQSEALAAWKLAGRQGVVVLPTAAGKTYLAQMAMQATPRTTLIVVPTLDLMHQWYAHLTAAFPDAELGLLGGGSRDKTPILVATYDSAAIHAESLGNKYALIIFDECHHLPTDFNRVIAEYAIAPYRLGLSATPERTDGKHADLNILIGREVYRKRAEELAGKALAEHQIVQIKVKLSQLERERYNNLIQTRNDFLKQSRISLGSLQGWQTFVQMSARSQIGRRAMLAHRQAKEIALGTDGKLRILSDLLAEHFPAHILIFTADNATVYRISQDLLIPAITHQTPVKERHQILTKFKEGEYNTLVASHVLNEGVDVPAASIAIILSGTGSAREYIQRLGRVLRKGNIENKQAILYEVVAEDTSEEGTSARRRGERGNEPRRSEVREDKNEKEEMKGRGDAVTRGHGEEEMKGRGDAVTRGRGEEDMKEEKKKKKEDNKQEDKKEKRGNLKVVYGGGMEKSAKAAEQLEINYSTQKKDVTNGVIDSSSKRGGNYPEKTET; via the coding sequence ATGGGTCGCAACCCCACTTTAACTTTTGATCGTGGCACGTTAATTTTACACCCACCGCCACGCAGCAAAGCTTGGATAGATTATGCGACATGGGATGATAGAATTGAAAAATTTCGCATTCCGGCAATTAGATATCGCTGTGTAGTCGAAGCAATGCAAGCTGATGAAACCAACTTTATCGATGAGGCTAAGGGATTTTATCCCCTAGAGTTGGTTCCCAGTTTAGAAATGACACCCTATCCCCATCAGAGTGAGGCTTTAGCAGCTTGGAAACTAGCGGGAAGACAGGGAGTAGTGGTGCTGCCCACGGCGGCAGGTAAGACTTATTTGGCACAAATGGCGATGCAAGCAACACCGCGCACGACGTTGATTGTGGTGCCGACTTTGGATTTGATGCATCAGTGGTATGCACATCTAACGGCGGCGTTTCCTGATGCTGAATTGGGGTTGCTGGGAGGTGGTTCACGGGATAAAACACCGATTTTGGTTGCTACTTATGATAGTGCTGCTATTCATGCGGAAAGTTTGGGTAATAAATATGCTTTGATTATCTTTGATGAATGTCACCATTTACCGACAGATTTTAATCGGGTAATTGCTGAATATGCGATCGCACCTTATAGACTAGGATTATCTGCGACACCAGAACGCACCGATGGCAAACACGCTGATTTAAACATCCTCATTGGTAGAGAAGTTTACCGCAAACGTGCTGAAGAGTTAGCGGGTAAGGCTTTAGCAGAACATCAAATTGTGCAAATTAAGGTTAAGTTATCTCAACTTGAGCGCGAAAGGTATAACAATTTAATTCAAACCCGCAATGATTTTTTGAAACAATCGCGGATTTCTTTGGGAAGTTTGCAAGGTTGGCAGACTTTTGTCCAAATGAGTGCGCGATCACAAATCGGCCGCAGGGCAATGTTAGCACATCGTCAAGCCAAAGAAATCGCTCTGGGGACTGATGGTAAATTAAGAATTCTGTCTGATTTATTAGCTGAACATTTCCCAGCCCACATTTTGATTTTTACTGCTGATAATGCTACGGTTTATCGCATTTCCCAAGATTTGCTAATTCCGGCTATTACTCATCAAACTCCTGTGAAAGAAAGACATCAAATTCTCACTAAGTTTAAGGAGGGAGAATATAATACTTTGGTGGCTTCTCATGTGTTAAATGAAGGGGTTGATGTTCCTGCGGCTTCGATAGCAATTATTTTGTCGGGAACCGGTTCTGCTAGGGAGTATATTCAGCGTTTGGGTAGGGTTTTACGTAAGGGAAATATTGAAAATAAACAAGCGATTTTATATGAAGTCGTGGCTGAAGATACTAGTGAGGAGGGAACTTCGGCTAGAAGACGAGGGGAAAGAGGTAATGAACCGCGAAGAAGCGAAGTACGCGAAGATAAGAATGAGAAGGAAGAGATGAAGGGACGCGGTGACGCGGTGACGCGGGGACACGGTGAGGAGGAGATGAAGGGACGCGGTGACGCGGTGACGCGGGGACGCGGTGAGGAAGATATGAAGGAAGAGAAGAAGAAGAAGAAGGAAGATAACAAGCAGGAAGATAAGAAGGAGAAGAGAGGGAATTTAAAGGTTGTTTATGGGGGTGGGATGGAAAAAAGTGCTAAGGCTGCTGAACAGTTAGAAATTAATTATTCAACTCAGAAGAAAGATGTTACCAACGGAGTTATTGATTCATCGTCAAAACGGGGAGGAAATTATCCCGAAAAGACTGAAACTTGA
- a CDS encoding DUF790 family protein: MLPTELLIHRQNGEEIIPKRLKLDQKHLQLGNDLISFFQEAVGKTQGLLERQLTDFEGDTTDYRMKRGLAYILKSSFCTFEVVSPLEPPMLRERVFSLAAKSFPSREATEVTLKKVADELSQELQQEVLPIQVRDGLYADLSENKILTAFDAPKSEDLLHRYNLSQVQGVFYKASQLILNAHRNVPGEYKLLFRYLKLFQLMAYIEGDADHGFTISIDGPTSLFTPSTRYGLSIAKMIPALLHVTKWSLAATLQTRDFYTNEWKIGRFTLNSECGLVSHYPPGKPYDSMLEQSFADKWDGLKSGWILEREVDLIPIPGSVMIPDFRLVHPDGRSFLLEIVGYWRPEYLQKKFSQVRRANCDNLILAISERLNLEKAGVKLDDVPAKIIWFKEKLLPKSVLAVINEE, from the coding sequence ATGTTACCAACGGAGTTATTGATTCATCGTCAAAACGGGGAGGAAATTATCCCGAAAAGACTGAAACTTGATCAGAAGCATTTGCAGTTGGGGAATGATTTAATTAGTTTTTTTCAGGAGGCTGTTGGGAAAACTCAAGGATTACTTGAGCGTCAATTAACGGATTTTGAAGGTGATACGACTGATTATCGAATGAAGCGCGGTTTGGCTTATATTCTCAAAAGCAGTTTCTGCACTTTTGAAGTTGTTAGTCCTCTGGAACCTCCCATGTTAAGGGAACGGGTTTTTTCTTTGGCTGCAAAATCTTTTCCTAGTCGAGAAGCAACGGAAGTTACTTTAAAGAAAGTGGCTGATGAATTGAGTCAGGAATTACAGCAGGAAGTTTTACCTATTCAAGTGCGTGATGGTCTTTATGCTGATTTGTCTGAAAATAAAATCTTAACTGCTTTTGATGCGCCTAAATCAGAAGATTTATTACATCGCTATAATTTATCTCAGGTGCAAGGTGTTTTTTATAAAGCCAGTCAGTTGATATTAAATGCTCATCGCAATGTTCCTGGAGAATATAAGTTGTTATTTCGTTATTTGAAGTTGTTTCAATTAATGGCTTATATTGAAGGTGATGCTGATCATGGGTTTACAATTAGCATTGATGGACCAACAAGTTTATTTACTCCTAGTACTCGTTATGGTTTATCAATAGCTAAAATGATTCCGGCTTTACTTCATGTCACAAAATGGAGTTTAGCTGCAACTTTGCAAACACGAGATTTTTATACAAATGAATGGAAAATCGGCAGGTTTACTCTCAATTCTGAATGCGGTTTAGTCTCTCACTATCCACCTGGTAAGCCTTATGATAGTATGTTGGAACAGTCTTTTGCTGATAAATGGGATGGGTTAAAAAGTGGTTGGATTTTAGAGCGAGAAGTTGATTTAATTCCTATTCCTGGAAGTGTGATGATTCCCGATTTTCGTCTTGTTCATCCTGATGGGAGAAGTTTTTTATTAGAAATTGTCGGTTATTGGCGACCAGAATATTTACAAAAAAAGTTTTCTCAGGTGCGGCGCGCAAATTGTGATAATTTGATTTTGGCAATTTCGGAAAGATTAAATTTAGAAAAAGCCGGTGTTAAATTAGATGATGTCCCTGCGAAAATTATTTGGTTTAAAGAAAAGTTATTACCAAAATCTGTGTTAGCTGTGATTAATGAAGAATAA
- a CDS encoding 4Fe-4S single cluster domain-containing protein, which produces MEPKSTDLLLALTEIPAGYLNIMGYVDKSEVNGPGSRAVVWVQGCPRECAGCFNPDSWTFEINQLVAIDSLAADIIKNPHNTGVTFSGGEPFWQASALASLARKVKAAGLNVMAFTGFTLKQLQAESAPPGSQELLAQLDILVDGPFIESQAINSPLSPVSSKNQQVHVFNPEFNDQISWASDQIEVHILKDGDRIVTGYQGWLELT; this is translated from the coding sequence ATGGAACCTAAGTCAACGGACTTATTATTAGCACTCACAGAAATTCCCGCTGGCTATCTCAATATTATGGGTTATGTGGATAAGTCAGAAGTCAACGGACCTGGTTCCCGTGCTGTGGTTTGGGTGCAAGGTTGTCCCCGTGAGTGTGCTGGTTGCTTTAATCCCGACTCTTGGACATTTGAGATTAATCAGCTAGTTGCTATTGATAGCCTGGCAGCAGATATTATCAAAAATCCCCATAACACAGGTGTAACTTTTTCAGGTGGTGAACCTTTTTGGCAAGCATCTGCACTGGCTAGTTTAGCACGTAAAGTTAAAGCCGCTGGCTTAAATGTGATGGCTTTTACTGGTTTTACACTCAAGCAATTACAAGCTGAATCAGCACCTCCAGGTTCTCAAGAATTATTAGCACAATTAGATATTTTAGTTGACGGTCCTTTTATTGAATCTCAAGCAATTAATTCTCCTTTGTCTCCTGTTTCTTCTAAAAACCAACAGGTTCATGTATTTAACCCTGAATTTAATGATCAAATTAGTTGGGCTAGTGATCAAATAGAAGTTCACATTCTCAAAGATGGCGATCGCATTGTCACCGGTTATCAAGGTTGGTTAGAACTAACTTAA
- a CDS encoding porin: MRLSQKHMHIFKILSCALLTIAFPTVCYASDEAPIVPDIKTMPKEVAEKPGVVILPVSNQAKDLQPEVPLELSAETVAQTEQQQPSPVSNPTKNLQREAPLSPLQEQPTKLHNLETANQLRKGAVQGEAGFLQVLPTDSSVSGTGLQTYQVDIDWGVTDNLQIGFTGDIFDDYAKCKTKGNCGDLTTVSYGTKLKYRLINEERWAVGVMGTAQLLNLTAASGIFDNPAPNSSKKNLFVVRPVGALQFPATYKASRNLQLHLTPGVVFFPETIKGADFFGTFFNIGTGFSWQSSERLNLFGNIQVPLGPGGNTFNSKDRSISRQLLWTVGVDYAVNPRMGAEVYATNSYGTTPTTGLLAFLPDGDELQVGIRFKHVIDFGQGYAANFDNRPQAPLSYRDQTLLFDGFTLASAKTLPTGKFQVRGGLGTHGSSSFALAYGLTNDAQLELIVDQFGASDRIPAKDVSGPGVKIGGVMKLRFLDQARGDLLSLGFKLAGISETTFKGQSLTGSLYTEIPISYQLSPQTAISINPKGGFFGKVSRIGVGIGINQALSDKLQLIGEYTPILNDGKDVWSTGLRFLPNAGLAFDVFASNAIGQGGLGTVTAEPDTNFGFSINWGI, translated from the coding sequence ATGCGATTATCACAAAAACATATGCATATCTTCAAAATCCTTTCCTGTGCCTTGCTAACTATTGCCTTTCCAACTGTATGTTATGCATCTGACGAAGCACCCATAGTTCCTGATATTAAAACTATGCCGAAGGAAGTTGCAGAAAAACCTGGTGTTGTGATTTTACCTGTTAGTAATCAGGCCAAAGATTTACAGCCAGAGGTTCCTCTAGAATTATCTGCAGAAACAGTCGCACAGACAGAGCAACAACAGCCATCACCTGTTAGTAATCCCACCAAAAATCTACAGAGAGAAGCTCCTCTTTCTCCATTGCAAGAACAACCCACCAAGCTACATAACTTGGAAACAGCCAACCAGTTAAGAAAGGGTGCAGTTCAAGGGGAAGCTGGGTTTCTGCAAGTCTTACCAACCGATAGTTCTGTGTCCGGGACGGGTTTGCAAACCTATCAAGTTGATATTGACTGGGGAGTAACAGATAACTTACAAATAGGTTTTACAGGCGATATTTTTGATGATTATGCAAAATGTAAAACTAAAGGAAATTGCGGTGATTTAACAACCGTAAGTTATGGGACAAAGTTAAAATATCGATTAATCAACGAAGAACGTTGGGCTGTCGGTGTGATGGGTACGGCTCAGTTATTGAACTTAACTGCGGCTTCAGGGATTTTTGATAATCCTGCACCAAACAGTTCCAAGAAAAACCTGTTTGTGGTCAGACCAGTTGGTGCTTTGCAGTTTCCCGCTACTTATAAAGCATCTCGAAATCTGCAACTACATCTGACTCCGGGAGTGGTTTTCTTCCCGGAAACAATTAAAGGAGCAGATTTTTTTGGGACGTTTTTCAACATAGGCACAGGCTTTAGCTGGCAATCTTCAGAAAGATTGAACTTATTTGGCAATATTCAAGTGCCTTTAGGTCCAGGAGGCAATACTTTTAATTCCAAAGACCGCTCTATTTCTCGGCAGTTGCTGTGGACTGTAGGTGTAGATTACGCTGTTAATCCCAGAATGGGAGCAGAGGTTTATGCTACTAACAGTTATGGGACAACACCGACCACAGGTTTACTGGCCTTTCTTCCTGATGGTGATGAATTGCAGGTGGGGATTCGCTTCAAGCACGTGATTGATTTCGGGCAAGGATATGCGGCTAATTTTGACAATCGCCCCCAAGCACCTCTTTCTTATCGGGATCAGACACTTCTTTTTGATGGTTTCACACTTGCCAGCGCCAAAACTCTACCAACGGGCAAGTTTCAAGTCAGAGGAGGACTGGGTACTCATGGTAGTTCCAGTTTTGCCCTGGCCTATGGCTTGACAAATGATGCACAGTTAGAACTTATTGTCGATCAATTTGGGGCAAGCGATCGCATTCCTGCTAAAGATGTATCTGGTCCAGGGGTCAAAATTGGCGGTGTGATGAAACTGCGGTTTTTGGATCAAGCAAGAGGTGATCTCCTGTCTCTGGGTTTTAAACTGGCAGGTATCAGTGAGACGACTTTCAAAGGTCAATCTTTAACCGGCAGTTTGTATACAGAGATTCCTATTTCTTATCAACTCAGTCCCCAAACTGCCATATCTATTAATCCCAAAGGCGGATTTTTTGGCAAAGTTTCCCGCATTGGTGTGGGTATTGGGATTAACCAGGCTCTTTCAGATAAACTGCAATTGATTGGAGAATATACCCCGATCTTGAATGATGGTAAAGATGTCTGGAGTACTGGTTTACGCTTTTTACCAAATGCGGGATTGGCATTTGACGTTTTTGCCAGTAACGCAATTGGACAAGGTGGTTTAGGAACGGTGACAGCCGAACCAGATACTAATTTTGGTTTCAGCATCAATTGGGGAATTTGA
- a CDS encoding tetratricopeptide repeat protein, which translates to MSDSLPLRDHYLALIDKIVETTLQGKISSVEQVYQILLKGITNGTGEVFELALSDRLNTIQAQIDNEKDELKTAKATRSLRAIKTIQTQWQRWQEQNKATEVIVSAVREITIASNDERLAVFLRLIDSNQKHPLNLSQLQQLAKSLQQFGAANADLAQISTGITRGVASWQRIQENLLSWMYEQKTSLGFGGVPGERGPWASWAKLVKSEFPEAFFRTLALEQSAIEFGQKQEQITLSNWVELAIVLQFLQRGLISWFDQQAYDIQAGPKLSISTFLTFAVIWSQLAIAFPTQAVAYRNGASQIMLQILRTFAQRPYFPLYGGIFASFSGSSLRDALDYLDEPLRSVEGTQEKARILTLLGYSQRALGKYPRSINFHQQALEIARNAKDSSCEIANLNHLSRTYVQEKNYLEAINYSQRALILSRQAGDKTGEANALVNLGYSEVMQAQKLENIEPEVYESAINYLEQGLKLAEKLGDIQSQALCFSSLGIAYLVIAQHQAAIKYLELGFKTAQISGDLYLQGRNLAYLAEAYYHLKNHEKAIYTGSLGMYLLEQISSQEWRQAAGLLTIIKGQIGADKFQVLLQQNRPKMISVIGVDGYDYLPELLEKYQESM; encoded by the coding sequence GTGTCAGACTCCCTACCTTTGCGCGATCATTACCTGGCGTTAATTGATAAAATTGTTGAAACCACTCTTCAGGGTAAGATTAGCTCTGTAGAGCAGGTATATCAAATATTACTTAAAGGTATCACTAACGGTACAGGAGAAGTATTTGAGTTAGCTTTGAGCGATCGCTTGAATACCATTCAAGCACAAATAGACAACGAAAAAGATGAACTGAAGACAGCTAAAGCCACACGGAGTTTAAGAGCCATCAAAACCATTCAAACACAATGGCAACGCTGGCAAGAGCAAAATAAAGCCACAGAAGTTATAGTTTCGGCAGTACGTGAAATTACCATTGCCAGCAATGATGAGCGTTTAGCAGTATTTTTGCGTTTGATCGATTCTAATCAAAAACATCCTTTAAATTTATCCCAATTACAGCAGTTAGCTAAATCCCTGCAACAATTTGGTGCAGCTAATGCCGATTTAGCACAAATATCAACAGGAATTACTCGTGGTGTCGCTTCTTGGCAACGAATACAAGAAAATCTACTGAGTTGGATGTATGAACAAAAAACTTCTTTAGGATTTGGTGGTGTACCGGGAGAACGAGGCCCTTGGGCAAGTTGGGCAAAGTTAGTCAAAAGCGAATTCCCCGAAGCATTTTTCCGCACCTTAGCACTTGAACAGTCTGCCATTGAATTCGGTCAAAAGCAAGAGCAAATCACCCTCAGCAATTGGGTAGAACTAGCAATAGTTTTACAGTTCCTACAACGGGGGTTGATTAGCTGGTTTGATCAACAAGCTTATGATATTCAAGCAGGTCCAAAATTATCGATTTCTACATTTTTGACCTTTGCAGTTATTTGGAGTCAATTAGCGATCGCTTTTCCAACCCAAGCAGTAGCATATAGAAATGGAGCTTCACAAATAATGCTCCAGATTTTGAGAACCTTTGCCCAGCGTCCTTATTTCCCCCTCTACGGTGGGATTTTTGCCTCATTCTCTGGTAGTTCTTTGCGAGATGCTCTCGATTATTTAGATGAACCTCTACGTTCTGTAGAAGGAACACAAGAAAAAGCCAGAATTTTGACCCTTTTGGGTTATTCTCAACGAGCTTTAGGCAAATATCCCCGCTCGATTAATTTTCACCAGCAAGCTTTGGAAATAGCCAGAAATGCCAAAGATAGCTCTTGTGAAATTGCTAATCTCAACCACCTCAGTCGTACCTACGTCCAAGAAAAAAATTATCTAGAAGCCATTAACTATAGTCAAAGAGCATTAATCTTAAGTAGGCAAGCAGGTGACAAAACTGGAGAAGCTAATGCCTTGGTAAATCTGGGTTATAGCGAAGTCATGCAAGCACAGAAGTTAGAAAATATCGAACCAGAAGTATATGAATCAGCGATTAATTATCTAGAACAAGGTTTGAAATTAGCGGAAAAATTAGGCGATATTCAAAGTCAAGCTTTGTGTTTTAGCAGTTTAGGCATTGCCTATTTAGTCATAGCCCAACACCAAGCAGCTATTAAATATTTAGAATTGGGTTTTAAAACGGCACAAATTTCCGGTGATTTATATCTACAAGGGCGCAATTTAGCTTATTTAGCCGAAGCTTATTATCATCTTAAAAATCATGAAAAGGCTATTTATACAGGTAGTTTGGGAATGTATCTACTAGAACAAATTTCTTCCCAAGAGTGGCGACAAGCCGCAGGTTTATTAACAATAATAAAAGGACAAATTGGGGCTGATAAATTCCAAGTCCTATTGCAACAAAATCGCCCTAAAATGATTTCTGTAATTGGTGTAGATGGATATGATTATCTTCCCGAATTGTTAGAAAAATATCAAGAAAGTATGTAA
- a CDS encoding dihydroorotase: MTTELLQQVRVIDPVSETDQIADVLIVDGHIQAIAPQISDISSDTSIRDCRGLVLGTGLVDLYSHSGEPGFEERETLVSFLQAASAGGFTRVSVLPDTFPAIDNPALVAQLQQKRNEEIREKGKIDSASSASPLPHLHVWGAITLDLAGKQLTEFADLATAGVVGFTDSKAWENLGLVRRVLEYLQPFGKPVAFWPCDRSLSANGMMREGAEAFRVGLPPVPASAETTAIAALLELVAAIRTPVHIMRVSTARSVELIATAKFQGLPVTASTTWMHLLLDTTDVKSYHTSLHLDPPLGNPSDVAALRGGVRGGVIDAIAIDHAAYTYEEKVQAFAESPPGAIGLELALPLLWQNLVETGEFTALELWQVLSNKPAACLQQEMKAIKSGEKAELTLFDPQQTWKVNRENLHTLSQNTPWFGQEIKGRVLQTWC, encoded by the coding sequence ATGACAACTGAACTGTTGCAACAAGTAAGGGTAATCGACCCAGTTTCGGAAACTGACCAAATAGCTGATGTTTTGATTGTTGATGGTCATATTCAAGCAATAGCACCGCAAATTTCAGATATCAGTTCTGATACTTCTATTAGAGATTGTCGGGGGTTAGTTCTGGGTACTGGTTTAGTAGATTTATATAGCCATTCCGGTGAACCAGGGTTTGAAGAGAGAGAAACTCTAGTTTCTTTTTTACAAGCAGCATCTGCTGGTGGTTTTACTAGAGTGAGTGTTTTACCGGATACATTCCCCGCTATTGATAACCCGGCTCTCGTTGCACAGTTGCAGCAAAAGAGAAATGAGGAAATAAGGGAAAAGGGAAAAATAGATTCTGCTTCCTCTGCTTCTCCTCTCCCCCATCTTCATGTCTGGGGTGCAATAACTCTCGATTTAGCTGGTAAGCAGTTGACGGAATTTGCTGATTTAGCTACTGCTGGTGTTGTGGGTTTTACGGATAGTAAAGCTTGGGAAAATTTGGGACTGGTGCGAAGGGTGTTGGAATATCTCCAACCTTTTGGTAAACCTGTGGCGTTTTGGCCATGCGATCGCTCTTTATCCGCAAATGGGATGATGCGGGAAGGTGCGGAAGCTTTCCGTGTGGGTTTACCTCCTGTTCCAGCCAGTGCGGAAACAACTGCGATCGCAGCTTTGTTGGAATTAGTCGCCGCTATTCGCACACCTGTACATATTATGCGGGTTTCTACAGCGCGGAGTGTGGAACTAATTGCGACTGCAAAATTTCAGGGTTTACCAGTTACAGCCAGTACGACTTGGATGCACTTGTTACTTGATACGACAGATGTTAAGAGTTATCACACATCCTTGCATTTAGACCCACCTTTAGGAAATCCCAGTGATGTAGCGGCGTTGCGTGGGGGAGTACGTGGAGGAGTGATAGATGCGATCGCTATTGATCATGCAGCTTACACCTATGAAGAAAAAGTCCAAGCCTTTGCAGAATCACCACCGGGAGCAATTGGTTTAGAATTAGCATTGCCCTTACTATGGCAAAATCTCGTGGAAACTGGGGAATTTACAGCTTTAGAATTATGGCAGGTTTTGAGTAACAAACCAGCGGCCTGTTTACAGCAAGAAATGAAAGCTATAAAATCTGGTGAAAAAGCCGAATTAACATTATTTGATCCTCAGCAAACCTGGAAAGTCAACAGAGAAAATCTGCATACACTTTCTCAAAATACACCTTGGTTTGGGCAAGAAATCAAAGGACGAGTTTTACAAACTTGGTGCTGA
- a CDS encoding radical SAM protein, which translates to MSPSPSPQEQQYPSVNRAVNSWQFGQSLSIDPIGIVSTCSFNCVYCPLGNIQQQTTQRQIFVPTSQIIADLQRFAQRQVPIDVVTVKGSGEPTLALNLGEILAATKEIIKQPKVVLTNGTLLGNQSVIDALKLADIVAVKLDAVSSNQLRQINQPLETINLPDILKGIEQFRQQYQGCMVIQTMILSSWTAETQAHYIHLIKRLQPDEIQLNIPSHSRVLVHQLESIGDDLVESRSYSCQNFKCISAKELGAMAEKIHNATKVSVRYAPI; encoded by the coding sequence ATGAGTCCATCACCATCACCGCAAGAACAACAATATCCCTCAGTAAATCGAGCAGTAAATTCTTGGCAATTTGGGCAATCACTCAGTATCGATCCTATCGGTATAGTCTCTACCTGCTCTTTTAACTGTGTCTATTGTCCGCTAGGAAATATTCAGCAACAAACAACGCAACGGCAAATTTTTGTCCCTACTAGCCAAATTATCGCTGATTTACAACGATTTGCACAGAGGCAAGTTCCCATTGATGTAGTCACTGTTAAAGGTAGTGGGGAACCTACTCTAGCACTGAACTTAGGGGAGATTCTCGCGGCTACAAAAGAAATCATCAAACAACCAAAAGTGGTATTAACCAATGGCACTTTACTAGGTAATCAATCAGTTATAGATGCTTTAAAACTAGCGGATATTGTCGCCGTTAAACTGGATGCTGTTTCGTCAAATCAACTACGGCAAATTAATCAGCCATTAGAGACAATAAATTTACCAGATATCCTCAAGGGAATTGAACAATTTAGACAGCAATATCAAGGATGTATGGTAATACAAACTATGATTTTGTCTTCTTGGACAGCAGAAACTCAAGCACATTACATCCACTTAATAAAACGTCTCCAACCTGATGAAATTCAACTTAACATTCCTTCCCATTCCCGCGTCTTAGTTCATCAGTTAGAATCTATAGGTGATGATCTTGTCGAATCTCGCTCTTATAGTTGTCAAAATTTCAAATGTATCAGTGCTAAAGAACTCGGTGCTATGGCTGAAAAAATTCACAATGCTACCAAAGTTTCTGTGCGTTACGCGCCAATTTAG